Part of the Crossiella cryophila genome, GCGGTCTCCGGGCACATGGGCGCCTACCCCGACCTGCCAGCGGAGTTCATCAACGAGGCCGGGAAGCGGCTGATCGCCAAGCAGCGCACCGAGTGCATCATCGGCACCATGCTGCTGACCGGCGCGTTCAAGCGGCTCAAGGACCTCAGCACGGTGCCGGATCCGATCAAGGACCCGCGCTGGGACGCCCGGCTGGCAGCGGATGTGCCGGGCAGTCACAAGCCGACCGCGCCGGTGTTGCTCTTCCACGGGGACTTCGACGAGGTCATCCCGTTCAAGGTGGCCAAACCACTGCTCGCGGACTACTGCGCCCGCGGTGCCACGGTGGAATGGCGCACCACCCACCTCACCGAGCACATCCTGGGCAACATCGCGGGGGTGCCGATGGCGGTGGCCTGGCTGAAGTCCCGGTTCGCCGGGGTGCCCGCCGCCACCTCCTGCTGAGGCGCGGCGGGCCGCCGGTTCAGCCGACCACGTCGGTGCGCGAGCGGCGGACCAGCTCGGCCAGCTCGTTCATCACCTTGGCGAAGGACTGGTAGCTCATCGGGGCCGCGGCGAACCACGGTCCGACCTGATCGGCCTGCACCGCGGGGTGCAGCTTCCAGGTGCTGATCCCGGCCATCTGGGTCGGGGTCAGCGCCTGGGCCTCCCGGTTGTCCACCAGCACCAGGTCGGCCGGGAACTCCCTGACCTGCTCCCAGCTCACCTTCTGGAAGTAGTCCGCGCCCGCCTTGGGCTCGTAGATGTCCAGGCCGAGCGAGCGGAAGTACTTGAGGTCGCCGGACTCCTGCGGGCGCACGATGTAGAGGTCGTCCTTGGTCGCGCTGACCACCAGGATCTTCAGGCCCGGCTTGGCCTTGGCCGCCTCCCGCAGACCGGCCTCGGCCTTGTCGAAGTCGGCCTTGGCCGCGGCCACCGGACCGCCCTTGACGTCCGCGCCGAGTGCTTCGGCCAGCGCGCTGAACCGGGACAGCACCTCGGGGATCGGCTTGCCGCCGATCTTGATCCCGGCGGTCGGCTTGACCTTGTCCTTGGCGGTGTCCGGCACGTACCAGAGCGTCTCGTCATACATCGTGGTGATGGTCAGCTCTGGCCGCAGCGAGGCGAACTTCTCCAGGTTGAACTCACCGTAGGTGGAGCCCACCGACTGCACCGAGTTCAGGTCCACGTTGCCGATCTGCGGGTCGGTGCGGCCGTCGGCCAGCTTCTGCGGGCCGAACACGCCGGTGACCTTGACCCCGAAGTCCCACAGCGTGCCAGCGGCCGCGGACTGGGCCACGATCCGGGTCGGCCTGGCCGGCAGGCTGATCTTCTCGCCGCGGTCGTCGGTGAACTCCCACGAGCCACCGCCGGTCGGGCCGGTGGCGCCGCAGGCGGCGAGCAGTCCGGCGGCGGCCAGCAGCGCGCCCCCTCGCAGCAGGTGACGGGTCCTTCCCAGCATGTTCTTTCCTTTCAGCCGGCGTTGGCGCGGTTGGCCCTGGCCAGCAGCCACAACAGGAACGGCGCCCCGACCACCCCGGTCACCACGCCCACCGGCAGTTCGGCGGGCAGCAGGGTGCGGGCGATCAGGTCGCTGACGAGCAGGAGCAGGGCCCCGGTCAGCCCGGAGGCCAGCAGGGGCGGGGTCGCCGACCGGCACAGCCGCAGCGCGAGCTGCGGGGAGACCAGTGCGACGAAGACGATCGGTCCGGCGGCCGCGGTGGCCACCGCGGCCAGGCCGACCGCGATCAGGCCGAGGGAGAGCCTGGCCCGCTGCACCGGGATGCCCAGCCCGGTGGCGGTGTCGTCGTTGAACTGCAACGCGTCCAGCCAGCGGCGCAGCAGCAGGGTGGGCGGCAGCAACAGCACCAGGGCCACCGCGATCCAGGCCACGTGGCCGAAGTCGCGTGCGTTGAGCGTGCCGGTGAGCCACACCATCGCGCCCTGCGCGTCGTAGACCCCCAGGCGCAGCAACAGATAACTCGTCGCGCCGGTGCACACCGCCTGCACGCCGATACCGACCAGCACGATCCGGTAGCCGGTGGTGCCGCGCTTCCAGGCGAGGGTGTACACGGCGAAGGCCGAGGCCAGCGAACCCAGCAACGCCAGCAGCGGCACGCCGAGCCCGCTGCCGAGGCCGAGTGCGGTGCCCGCCACCACGACCACGTTCGCGCCGCCGGTGATGCCGATGAAATCGGGGCTGGCCAACGGATTCCGGGTCAGCGACTGGAACAGCGCGCCGGAGATGCCGAAGGCCAGGCCGACCAGCAGTCCGACCAGCGCCCTTGGCAGCCGGAGTTCCTGCACCACCAGCAGGGTGGCGTAGTCGCCGATGCCGCCGAGGGCGGCCACCACCTCGTCCAGGCCGAGCTGGAACTCGCCGACGGCGAGGCTGACGCAGAACATCAGCAGGGTCAACGCGGCCAGCAGTGCCGAGAGCACGCTGACGCGGACCCGGTTGCCCAGCTTCACGGTGGTCGTCACGATCACAGCTCCGGGAGGCGCTGGCGGCGGACCAGCGCGATGAAGAAGGGCGCGCCGAGGCAGGCCACGATGATCCCGACCTGGAGTTCCTCCGGCCGGGCCAGCACCCGGCCGAGGATGTCCGCGGCCAGCAACAGGATCGGCGCCAGCACCGCCGAGTAGACCATGACCCAGCGGTGGTCCGGCCCGGTGAGCTGCCTGGCCATGTGCGGCACCACCAGGCCGAGGAAGACCATCGGTCCGCAGGCGGCCGTGGCCGCGCCGGCCAGCAGGGTGATCGCGACGATCGAGATCACCCTGATCCGCCCGACGTTGTGCCCCAGCGCCTTGGCCACGTCCTCACCCAGCGCCAGGCTGTTCAGCGCCGGGCTGACCGCGAACGCCAGCACCGCGCCGACGAGCAGGAACGGCAGCAGCTGGGCGAGCACCTTCGGGTCCTGGCCGTTGATCGCGCCGACCGCCCAGAACCGGTACCGGTTGAGGGTGGCCGCGTCCAGCAGCAGCACCGCGGAGACCATCGAGTTGAGCATCGCCGAGACCGCGGCCCCGGCCAGCGCGAGTTTGGCCGGTCGCGCGCCGTCCCGGCCGAGGCTGCCCAGGCCGAAGACCACCACGGTGGCGATCAGCGCGCCGGCGAAGGCGAACCACACGTAGCCGTAGAACGAGCCGAGCCCGCCCAGCAGCGCGGACAGCGTCACGCCGAAGGCCGCGCCCGAGGTGACCCCGAGGATGCCAGGGTCGGCCAGCGCGTTGCGGGTCACGCCCTGCATCAGCGCGCCGGCCAGGCCCAGCGCCGCGCCGACCGCGAGGCCGAAGCCGGTGCGCGGCATCCGCAGGCCCTGCACGATGGCGCTGGAGTCCGGGTCATCCGGCCGGAACACCGCGCGGAAGACCTCGCCGAAACCCAGGTCGGTGCTGCCGACCATGATGGACAGCACGGACATCAGCAGCAGCACACCGAGGGCGAGGAGCAAGCCGAGTGGGCGCGACAGACCGGCCCGTGCCGACCGCCTGGTCGTCACCGGTTGCCGCTTATCGACCGTGGTCACGCGGTGAGGATAGCCATGCCTAAGTATGAGGACGCGACCGATTCCGGCGCGGGGGCGGCCCGGTTCACCCGGCGGGTCGAGGACTTCACCTGCGGTCACTGCGAGCGCACGGTGCGTGGTAACGGTTACACCAACCACTGCCCGCACTGCCTGTGGTCCCGGCACGTGGACGTCAACCCCGGCGACCGGGCCGCGACCTGCGGCGGACTGATGCCGCCGGTGGCCGCGGGCATCAGCAAGGACGCCTACTTCGTGGTGCAGCGCTGCGAGAAGTGCGGCCACCAGCGGCGGAACAAGACCGCGCCCAGGGACAGCAGGGAGACGATCCTCACGTACTTCGGCCGCCCTATCCCGGGCTGATCATCGAGGTCGCCCGCCGCAGGCCGACCACGTCCGCGGCCAGGCTGTCGATCAGCAGCCGCTGCTCCTCGGTGCGCGGCTCCGGCGGTTCGGCCGCCTGCCCGGTCTCCTCCAGCGCGCGCACCAGCCAGTCCAGGGTGTCCCTGGTCAGTGCCGGGTCGCCGCCGTGCATGAGCAGGCCGGCGGTGCCGCTGCGCAGGCCGCGCAACGCGTCGTCGGCCTGGGCCAGCGCGGTCCGGTTCACCTCGGTGTCGTCCCGGCCCTTGAGCTGACCGCCGAGCA contains:
- a CDS encoding ABC transporter substrate-binding protein; translated protein: MLGRTRHLLRGGALLAAAGLLAACGATGPTGGGSWEFTDDRGEKISLPARPTRIVAQSAAAGTLWDFGVKVTGVFGPQKLADGRTDPQIGNVDLNSVQSVGSTYGEFNLEKFASLRPELTITTMYDETLWYVPDTAKDKVKPTAGIKIGGKPIPEVLSRFSALAEALGADVKGGPVAAAKADFDKAEAGLREAAKAKPGLKILVVSATKDDLYIVRPQESGDLKYFRSLGLDIYEPKAGADYFQKVSWEQVREFPADLVLVDNREAQALTPTQMAGISTWKLHPAVQADQVGPWFAAAPMSYQSFAKVMNELAELVRRSRTDVVG
- a CDS encoding RNHCP domain-containing protein, giving the protein MPKYEDATDSGAGAARFTRRVEDFTCGHCERTVRGNGYTNHCPHCLWSRHVDVNPGDRAATCGGLMPPVAAGISKDAYFVVQRCEKCGHQRRNKTAPRDSRETILTYFGRPIPG
- a CDS encoding FecCD family ABC transporter permease, which codes for MTTVDKRQPVTTRRSARAGLSRPLGLLLALGVLLLMSVLSIMVGSTDLGFGEVFRAVFRPDDPDSSAIVQGLRMPRTGFGLAVGAALGLAGALMQGVTRNALADPGILGVTSGAAFGVTLSALLGGLGSFYGYVWFAFAGALIATVVVFGLGSLGRDGARPAKLALAGAAVSAMLNSMVSAVLLLDAATLNRYRFWAVGAINGQDPKVLAQLLPFLLVGAVLAFAVSPALNSLALGEDVAKALGHNVGRIRVISIVAITLLAGAATAACGPMVFLGLVVPHMARQLTGPDHRWVMVYSAVLAPILLLAADILGRVLARPEELQVGIIVACLGAPFFIALVRRQRLPEL
- a CDS encoding FecCD family ABC transporter permease; the protein is MTTTVKLGNRVRVSVLSALLAALTLLMFCVSLAVGEFQLGLDEVVAALGGIGDYATLLVVQELRLPRALVGLLVGLAFGISGALFQSLTRNPLASPDFIGITGGANVVVVAGTALGLGSGLGVPLLALLGSLASAFAVYTLAWKRGTTGYRIVLVGIGVQAVCTGATSYLLLRLGVYDAQGAMVWLTGTLNARDFGHVAWIAVALVLLLPPTLLLRRWLDALQFNDDTATGLGIPVQRARLSLGLIAVGLAAVATAAAGPIVFVALVSPQLALRLCRSATPPLLASGLTGALLLLVSDLIARTLLPAELPVGVVTGVVGAPFLLWLLARANRANAG